One segment of Mugil cephalus isolate CIBA_MC_2020 chromosome 14, CIBA_Mcephalus_1.1, whole genome shotgun sequence DNA contains the following:
- the LOC125019425 gene encoding cholecystokinin-like, translating into MTAGLCVCVLLVVLCTSCLGLPFSSQPIDDGQRSFSAPSEALPEADTHTLAEPHLRHSRSASPLKAVPLPEEDADSRANLSELLARLISSRKGSVRRNSTTNNRGVGLSANHRIADRDYLGWMDFGRRSAEEYEYSS; encoded by the exons atgactgcagggctgtgtgtgtgtgtcttgctgGTAGTCCTGTGTACGAGCTGCTTGGGGCTccccttctcctctcagcctatAGACGATGGTCAGcgctccttctccgctccttcCGAAG CTCTCCCTGAGGCTGACACCCACACCTTGGCGGAGCCCCACCTCCGACACAGCCGCTCTGCCTCGCCGCTGAAAGCTGTTCCTCTGCCTGAGGAGGATGCGGACTCCCGGGCCAACCTCAGCGAGCTGCTGGCAAGACTCATCTCCTCCAGGAAAG GTTCTGTGCGTAGAAACTCTACGACAAACAACAGGGGCGTCGGACTGAGCGCCAACCACAGGATAGCAGACAGAGACTACTTGGGCTGGATGGATTTCGGGCGCCGCAGTGCAGAGGAGTACGAGTACTCCTCGTAA
- the LOC125019561 gene encoding trafficking kinesin-binding protein 1-like isoform X2, with translation MTKTYNDIDAVTRLLEEKERDLELAAKIGQSLLKKNRTLTEQNDYLEDQVGQITEEVAQLHHELNLKDELLQFYTNAAEESEEESSSSTTGRKSKLETASGGFVSDTLQRKLKELEEENLSLRSEANHLKSETETYEEKEQQLVNDCVKELRLSSLQISVIAEELARKTEDASRQQEEITHLLSQIVDLQKKAKSYAVENEELCQHLIAAKDAQRQLTAELQELEDKYSECIEMLHEAQEELKNLRNRNYPGGTPRRYHPLGLYPMDSLAAEIEGTMRKELSLEDPECEEQKIHQQRVFETVKNVNQTVRQRSLTPTNANIPGSNQSLSARTSPQSSGLTTPRSSIYGGDVSGDSVALDNRAQSILMETASNQDIGADGREKKASGAEDLRLALRRLSLRRQNNLSERRFFEEERERRRGGHVGLQDSLSQETMLTPSESIMSLGNLHLWASRGPYLPDKLQIVKPLEGSATLHHWQQLAQPHLGVILDARPGVVPKGYRPLELELEQVYPWGGFEEDEPGEQYFQNLPTSSAAASPAVPTCTSGTSDANLGQPPPSLAPPSPPSPSPSPHLSNTDALAAYYPGKCMAHTSSTYTFTTCRILHPTDEQTRVTPSLNPVPASSSCVMTSTLLGTPAATPCTPRRLSLRPSESSTNLRDATRTTSTSLGLVRLLQERGISAAMYHQRQGLEHGQGSGGVLFSTSITPNRAPNPDPLRPSTPPNSPTRQEASAVPNTAGFDFKSPSYDNFLASKPARSILKEVTGGMRGRQRGRDCESQTDVSVTVHNLNLLDKVKRLGVAGAPRGRAVSSSPMLGPLGGLRRSGSPFGPDGMRRNRSYPAMVGASMAMKGPGPQE, from the exons ATGACGAAGACCTACAATGACATTGATGCTGTCACACGTTTGTTGGAGGAG aaagagagagatttgGAGTTGGCTGCGAAGATCGGCCAGTCGCttctgaagaagaacagaacTCTGACTGAACAGAATGACTATTTGGAGGACCAAGTGGGGCAAATTACAGAGGAG gtggcACAGCTGCACCATGAGCTGAACCTGAAGGATGAGCTGCTGCAATTTTACACCAATGCAGCTGAGGAGAGCGAGGAAGAGTCCAGCAGCTCCACAAC GGGTAGGAAGAGTAAGTTGGAAACGGCTTCAGGGGGCTTTGTGAGTGACACACTCCAGAGGAAActcaaagagctggaggaggagaacttgTCGCTTCGCTCTGAG GCTAACCATCTGAAGTCAGAGACAGAAACTTATGAAGAAAAGGAGCAGCAGCTTGTCAATGACTGTGTGAAAGAACTCA GGTTGTCTAGTCTCCAGATCTCTGTCATAGCCGAGGAACTGGCCCGTAAGACCGAGGATGCCTCCCGACAACAAGAGGAGATCACACACCTCCTCTCCCAGATAGTAGATCTGCAGAAGAAAGCCAAATCT taTGCAGTGGAGAATGAAGAGCTCTGTCAGCACCTGATTGCAGCCAAAGATGCTCAGAGGCAGCTTACAGCAGAG ctccaggagctggaggacaagTACTCAGAGTGCATCGAGATGCTTCATGAAGctcaggaggagctgaagaaccTGAGGAACAGAAACTACCCCGGAGGAACCCCCCGCCGCTACCACCCACTGGGACTGTACCCAATG GATTCCCTGGCAGCTGAGATTGAGGGAACGATGAGGAAGGAGTTGAGTCTGGAGGACCCTGAGTGTGAAGAACAGAA GATCCATCAGCAGCGTGTGTTTGAGACGGTCAAGAACGTCAACCAGACAGTCCGTCAGCGCTCACTGACTCCAACCAACGCCAACATCCCTGGCTCCAACCAGTCCCTGTCTGCTCGAACATCGCCTCAGTCCAGCGGCCTCACTACTCCACGCTCCAGCATATATGGGGGGGATGTCAGCGGAGACAGTGTTGCCCTTGACAACCGAGCACAGAGCATCCTGATGGAGACGGCATCCAACCAGGATAT AGGTGCAGACGGTCGAGAGAAGAAGGCTAGTGGGGCTGAGGACCTTCGGCTGGCCTTACGTCGCTTGTCTCTGCGTCGACAAAATAACTTGAGTGAGAGGCGCTTctttgaggaggagagagagcgtAGGCGCGGGGGACATGTTGGACTGCAGGACTCCCTGAGCCAAGAGACCATGTTGACACCATCCGAAAGCATCATGTCCCTCGGGAACCTGCACCTGTGGGCCTCACGGGGGCCCTATCTCCCAGACAAGCTCCAGATCGTCAAACCACTTGAAG GCTCTGCCACCCTGCACCACTGGCAGCAGTTAGCTCAGCCTCACCTCGGTGTGATACTGGACGCCAGGCCAGGGGTCGTGCCAAAGGGATACAGACCCCTTGAACTAGAGCTGgagcag GTGTACCCATGGGGCGGTTTTGAGGAGGATGAGCCAGGAGAGCAATACTTCCAGAATCTGCCTACCTCCTCAGCTGCCGCCTCGCCAGCCGTGCCCACCTGCACCTCCGGCACCAGTGACGCCAACCTTGGGCAGCCCCCACCCAGCCTCGCTCCACCTTCTCCGCCCTCTCCATCCCCGTCACCGCATCTTAGCAACACCGATGCTCTGG CTGCATACTATCCTGGTAAATGCATGGCTCACACAAGCTCTACTTACACCTTTACAACCTGTCGGATCCTACACCCAACTGATGAGCAGACACGGGTTACACCAAG TCTAAACCCAGTCCCAGCGTCGTCCTCCTGCGTGATGACCAGCACTCTGTTGGGTACTCCTGCTGCTACTCCCTGCACGCCCCGCAGACTCAGCCTCAGGCCCTCTGAATCCTCCACTAACCTCAG AGATGCAACACGCACCACCAGCACCTCCCTGGGGTTAGTGCGCCTTCTCCAGGAGAGAGGTATCTCAGCAGCCATGTACCATCAGAGACAGGGACTGGAGCACGGTCAGGGCAGCGGAGGAGTCCTATTCAGCACCTCCATCACCCCTAACCGAGCACCCAACCCTGACCCTCTGcgcccctccacccctccaaaCTCCCCCACAAGACAAGAAGCTTCAGCTGTGCCAAACACTGCGGGCTTCGACTTCAAGAGCCCCTCTTATGACAATTTCCTGGCTTCCAAACCAGCCCGTTCCATTCTGAAGGAGGTGACGGGGGGTatgagaggcagacagagaggaagggatTGCGAAAGCCAAACAGACGTTAGCGTGACCGTCCACAACCTCAACCTGCTGGACAAGGTGAAGCGGCTGGGCGTGGCTGGAGCTCCAAGGGGCAGAGCAGTGAGCTCCAGTCCCATGCTAGGGCCTCTGGGTGGGCTTCGCAGATCAGGCTCACCTTTTGGACCCGATGGAATGAGGAGGAACCGGAGCTACCCAGCTATGGTTGGAGCCAGCATGGCGATGAAAGGCCCAGGGCCACAGGAGTAG
- the LOC125019561 gene encoding trafficking kinesin-binding protein 1-like isoform X1: MEDTYSERRMWRLERSECKMEDDMKVLCADRVGQMTKTYNDIDAVTRLLEEKERDLELAAKIGQSLLKKNRTLTEQNDYLEDQVGQITEEVAQLHHELNLKDELLQFYTNAAEESEEESSSSTTGRKSKLETASGGFVSDTLQRKLKELEEENLSLRSEANHLKSETETYEEKEQQLVNDCVKELRLSSLQISVIAEELARKTEDASRQQEEITHLLSQIVDLQKKAKSYAVENEELCQHLIAAKDAQRQLTAELQELEDKYSECIEMLHEAQEELKNLRNRNYPGGTPRRYHPLGLYPMDSLAAEIEGTMRKELSLEDPECEEQKIHQQRVFETVKNVNQTVRQRSLTPTNANIPGSNQSLSARTSPQSSGLTTPRSSIYGGDVSGDSVALDNRAQSILMETASNQDIGADGREKKASGAEDLRLALRRLSLRRQNNLSERRFFEEERERRRGGHVGLQDSLSQETMLTPSESIMSLGNLHLWASRGPYLPDKLQIVKPLEGSATLHHWQQLAQPHLGVILDARPGVVPKGYRPLELELEQVYPWGGFEEDEPGEQYFQNLPTSSAAASPAVPTCTSGTSDANLGQPPPSLAPPSPPSPSPSPHLSNTDALAAYYPGKCMAHTSSTYTFTTCRILHPTDEQTRVTPSLNPVPASSSCVMTSTLLGTPAATPCTPRRLSLRPSESSTNLRDATRTTSTSLGLVRLLQERGISAAMYHQRQGLEHGQGSGGVLFSTSITPNRAPNPDPLRPSTPPNSPTRQEASAVPNTAGFDFKSPSYDNFLASKPARSILKEVTGGMRGRQRGRDCESQTDVSVTVHNLNLLDKVKRLGVAGAPRGRAVSSSPMLGPLGGLRRSGSPFGPDGMRRNRSYPAMVGASMAMKGPGPQE, translated from the exons ATGGAGGATACATACAGCGAGAGAAGGATGTGGAGATTAGAGAGGAGTGAATGTAAGATGGAGGATGACATGAAAG TGCTATGTGCAGACAGAGTGGGCCAGATGACGAAGACCTACAATGACATTGATGCTGTCACACGTTTGTTGGAGGAG aaagagagagatttgGAGTTGGCTGCGAAGATCGGCCAGTCGCttctgaagaagaacagaacTCTGACTGAACAGAATGACTATTTGGAGGACCAAGTGGGGCAAATTACAGAGGAG gtggcACAGCTGCACCATGAGCTGAACCTGAAGGATGAGCTGCTGCAATTTTACACCAATGCAGCTGAGGAGAGCGAGGAAGAGTCCAGCAGCTCCACAAC GGGTAGGAAGAGTAAGTTGGAAACGGCTTCAGGGGGCTTTGTGAGTGACACACTCCAGAGGAAActcaaagagctggaggaggagaacttgTCGCTTCGCTCTGAG GCTAACCATCTGAAGTCAGAGACAGAAACTTATGAAGAAAAGGAGCAGCAGCTTGTCAATGACTGTGTGAAAGAACTCA GGTTGTCTAGTCTCCAGATCTCTGTCATAGCCGAGGAACTGGCCCGTAAGACCGAGGATGCCTCCCGACAACAAGAGGAGATCACACACCTCCTCTCCCAGATAGTAGATCTGCAGAAGAAAGCCAAATCT taTGCAGTGGAGAATGAAGAGCTCTGTCAGCACCTGATTGCAGCCAAAGATGCTCAGAGGCAGCTTACAGCAGAG ctccaggagctggaggacaagTACTCAGAGTGCATCGAGATGCTTCATGAAGctcaggaggagctgaagaaccTGAGGAACAGAAACTACCCCGGAGGAACCCCCCGCCGCTACCACCCACTGGGACTGTACCCAATG GATTCCCTGGCAGCTGAGATTGAGGGAACGATGAGGAAGGAGTTGAGTCTGGAGGACCCTGAGTGTGAAGAACAGAA GATCCATCAGCAGCGTGTGTTTGAGACGGTCAAGAACGTCAACCAGACAGTCCGTCAGCGCTCACTGACTCCAACCAACGCCAACATCCCTGGCTCCAACCAGTCCCTGTCTGCTCGAACATCGCCTCAGTCCAGCGGCCTCACTACTCCACGCTCCAGCATATATGGGGGGGATGTCAGCGGAGACAGTGTTGCCCTTGACAACCGAGCACAGAGCATCCTGATGGAGACGGCATCCAACCAGGATAT AGGTGCAGACGGTCGAGAGAAGAAGGCTAGTGGGGCTGAGGACCTTCGGCTGGCCTTACGTCGCTTGTCTCTGCGTCGACAAAATAACTTGAGTGAGAGGCGCTTctttgaggaggagagagagcgtAGGCGCGGGGGACATGTTGGACTGCAGGACTCCCTGAGCCAAGAGACCATGTTGACACCATCCGAAAGCATCATGTCCCTCGGGAACCTGCACCTGTGGGCCTCACGGGGGCCCTATCTCCCAGACAAGCTCCAGATCGTCAAACCACTTGAAG GCTCTGCCACCCTGCACCACTGGCAGCAGTTAGCTCAGCCTCACCTCGGTGTGATACTGGACGCCAGGCCAGGGGTCGTGCCAAAGGGATACAGACCCCTTGAACTAGAGCTGgagcag GTGTACCCATGGGGCGGTTTTGAGGAGGATGAGCCAGGAGAGCAATACTTCCAGAATCTGCCTACCTCCTCAGCTGCCGCCTCGCCAGCCGTGCCCACCTGCACCTCCGGCACCAGTGACGCCAACCTTGGGCAGCCCCCACCCAGCCTCGCTCCACCTTCTCCGCCCTCTCCATCCCCGTCACCGCATCTTAGCAACACCGATGCTCTGG CTGCATACTATCCTGGTAAATGCATGGCTCACACAAGCTCTACTTACACCTTTACAACCTGTCGGATCCTACACCCAACTGATGAGCAGACACGGGTTACACCAAG TCTAAACCCAGTCCCAGCGTCGTCCTCCTGCGTGATGACCAGCACTCTGTTGGGTACTCCTGCTGCTACTCCCTGCACGCCCCGCAGACTCAGCCTCAGGCCCTCTGAATCCTCCACTAACCTCAG AGATGCAACACGCACCACCAGCACCTCCCTGGGGTTAGTGCGCCTTCTCCAGGAGAGAGGTATCTCAGCAGCCATGTACCATCAGAGACAGGGACTGGAGCACGGTCAGGGCAGCGGAGGAGTCCTATTCAGCACCTCCATCACCCCTAACCGAGCACCCAACCCTGACCCTCTGcgcccctccacccctccaaaCTCCCCCACAAGACAAGAAGCTTCAGCTGTGCCAAACACTGCGGGCTTCGACTTCAAGAGCCCCTCTTATGACAATTTCCTGGCTTCCAAACCAGCCCGTTCCATTCTGAAGGAGGTGACGGGGGGTatgagaggcagacagagaggaagggatTGCGAAAGCCAAACAGACGTTAGCGTGACCGTCCACAACCTCAACCTGCTGGACAAGGTGAAGCGGCTGGGCGTGGCTGGAGCTCCAAGGGGCAGAGCAGTGAGCTCCAGTCCCATGCTAGGGCCTCTGGGTGGGCTTCGCAGATCAGGCTCACCTTTTGGACCCGATGGAATGAGGAGGAACCGGAGCTACCCAGCTATGGTTGGAGCCAGCATGGCGATGAAAGGCCCAGGGCCACAGGAGTAG